From Alloacidobacterium dinghuense:
ATTCTCCGGACCAAAGATGCGCCGCGTGATCTCCAGGCTCGTGCTTTGGAGGGTCTCGGCCGCCGCATACTTACCCTCAGAGTCATATACGTTGGCCAGATTCCCCATGGACATGAGTGTTTCAGGGTGCTCCGGGCCCAGAACGCGGCGTCGGATCTCAAGCGTTCGGCCCTCAAGTGCTTCGGCCTGTGAGTACTTCCCTTGCGCGTAATAGACGCTTGCCAGATTGTCCATGGACGCCAGCGTTTGAGGATGGTCGGAACCCAGAACTCGCCGCCTGATCTCCAACGTCTGGTTCTCCAGTTCCATGGCCTGCGGGTATTTACCCTGCTCAAAGTAGACGATTGCGATGTCGTGCATGGACTCCAGGGTATCGGGGTGTTCCGGACCCAGCAGCCGGTGTTGGATGGAGAGCACCTCGCTGTAAAGTGCCTCTGCCTCCGGGTATTTGCTCTGTCGCCAGTAGACATCTGCCAGCGCGTCGAGGGAAGAGAGCGTGTCGCGATGCCCGGTACCTAACACGCGGCGCTGCACCTCGATGGTCTGACGGAGAAGCATCTCCGCCTCGGGATACTTCCCTTGGAGAAAGGCTGAGTAGCCAATACGGTTCAGGGTCTTGAGCGTTTCCGGATCTTTTGACCCCAGTACACGGCGCTGCAAGTCAAGAGCGCGCTCGAATTGTGTGCGTGCCTCCGGGTATAGCCCAAGATCCATGTATGTCTGACCGATGGTGTCCCGAATGGCAGCCTCTATCTCCGGCTGTTTGAGGAATCTGCCTGAGATTCGGGCGGCCGCCCGGTCTAGAGCCGTTCGCACTTTTAGATCCGGATCAGGTTTGGTGTTGGGCTGCGCCTGGTTGGCTGCGCTCGCCTGGGCGAGAAGATCGCTTTGCAAGAAATCGCTGATTGCCCGGGACGTAGCCGTTTCTCTGTTTGCTCGCGCCGCCTCTCGCATGCTGACGATGATTCCTGCGAGTAACACGACGAAGACAGCCGTGATTCCCAATACGAGCGCTTTGTGCCGCCGCGCAAACTTTTGCAACTGATAGATCGTGCTAGCCGGGCGGGCCATAATCGGCTCGTCATGTAAATAGTGCCTTATATCTGCAGCCAACTCGGCGGCCGATGAGTAGCGCCGTGTCTTGTCTTTCTCAAGCGCTTTTCCGACGATAGTCTCGACATCCCCGCGGTATGCACCGCTGATCGTACTTAGCGGAGTGGGCTCCTCCTCTTGAATTGTTCGCGCGGCCTCAGGCAGGCTAGGGCTGATCTTGTATGGCAGCCTACGCGCCAGCAGTTGATACAGTACGACACCGAGCGAATAAACGTCGCTTCGAGTGTCTAGTTCCAGAGGATCGGCCATGACCTGTTCGGGACTCATGTAGGCGAGTGTTCCGACGATCTGTCCCACATCGGTCTGGTGCGTCATTCGTGCGTCGCTATCAGTCACTCGCGCCACACCGAAATCGAGGATCTTGGGATGGCCCGTTTCATCCACGAGGATATTGCCAGGTTTGAGGTCGCGATGGATGATGCCGCGTTGATGGGCGTGGTGAACGGCCTCGCAGACGCGGGACATGAGCTCCAGCCGTTGCTTAGTTGTCAGTTGATGCGCATCGGCATACTCGATCAGGCGTTGACCGCAGACGAGTTCCATGGCGAAATACGGTTGTGGTCCGAATCCGTTGTCAGCAGTGCCTGCTTCATAGATCTGTGCAATTCCGGGATGTTGCAGCCGTCCTAGTGCGAGTAATTCATGCTCAAAGCGCCGAACTAACTTTGGATCGCTTAGACCGGACCTGATGACTTTGAGGGCTACTGTGCGCCGCGGGTACTCCTGTTCGGCCTCATACACAAGACCCATGCCGCCTTCGCCGAGGAGACGGAGAATCCGATAGGGACCAATCTTGGAATGCAATGGTGAAGTCATTGCAGTTGCTGCAGGCGCGATGCCGGAATCAGCTGTCGCTGCTGAACTCGGCGCTTGCGAATCTATATCCGATTGTCCAGCGATATGATCCAAGAGCCTGGCCATTCGGGGACGGGCGGTGGGATTCGACAAACTTGCGTCTGCGCAGGCAAGCAGCGATTCGAGCTCCTTGAGCAGAATCACATCGTCGCCACAGGTCTGCTGAAGCCAGGCCGCGCGCTCGGCAGGATCAAGTTCGGACGCTCTCTCGTAGAGCGATTCAATTACCGCCCAGCGGTGAGGCTCCATGTTCACCCTCGTAACTCATCTCACGAACGAGCCAGGCCTTGGCCAGGCTCCAGTCGCGGTTCACGCTTTGGGTAGAGATGTGAAGGGCTGCTGCGATCTCATCGGCTGTAAGACCGCCGAAGTAGCGCATCTCGACGACCCGGGCCCTGCGCGTATCAAACTCGGCCAAGCGTTCGAGAGCCTCATGTAGCCGAATCACCATGGGATCCGGCTCCGAGGAAAGAAACAAGGCATCGTTCAATGTTGTTCGACGTGCGAGTCCTTCACGTTTGGCGCAGTCTCGCGCTCGAGCGTAATCAACAAGAATGCGGCGCATTACTCGTGCGCCCATTGCAAGGAAGTGGGCCCGATCCTGCCACCCAATTTGCTTTATGTCTACGAGCCGAAGGTAAGCCTCGTGTACAAGGGCTGTGGCTTGAATGGTGTGATAAGGGCGCTCCCGGCTTAAGCATCGCCGCGCTATATCGCGCAACTCCGGATATGCCAGTTTGATAATTATGGCCAGCGCCGCCTCGTCGCCACCGCTCCAGGCATGAAGAAGCTCAGTGACTTCAGAGGAATGCGGTTGAACCACAGACTGGCTTTCCATCTCAAAGTTGCCATCTAGTGCAGGCAAAATTTCAGATGACATTGAACTTCTTCGACAACACACAGCAATTAGACCCCAGTGCTTAGTGCGTTCCATTCAACGTTCGTTACTGATTACCCCAAAAAAGACTTTCGGGGAATTGGTAATTGCGCGCACAGTTCTCGCCTTTATGAGCGGGGCAAAGTACGGAACAACACCGTTACATCCACCGCCCGAGATGAGAGGAGAAGAATTGTGACCCAAAAACTTTTCGTGAGGAAATATCGAGAATCAATCGTAACAATGTGCTTGTTGCTCCTGATGGCAACAATAACCATGGCTCAATCAACCAGCAGTGCAGATTCGTCAGTAACTGTGCCGCAACTGGTAAAGTTCAGCGGCGCCTTGAAAGATCATCTTGGCAATGCAAGGACTGGCAAGATCGGCATCACCTTTGCTCTCTACAAGGAACAATACGATGGCGCGCCGCTCTGGCTGGAGCCGCAGGTCGCAGATGCCGATAGTGAAGGCAACTACTCTGTGTTACTTGGTTCGACCAAGCCCGAGGGCTTGCCTATGGACTTGTTCACCACCAACGAACCGCGATGGCTCGGAGTGCAGATCGAAGGGCAAGCCGAACAACCGCGGATACTCTTTGTGAGCGTGCCCTACGCGTTGAGAGCGTCGGATGCCGCGACCATAGGCGGATTGCCGCCTTCTGCATTTTTGCGTGCGCCTGTGCAGGGCACGAATCGTGAGAACAGTTCGTCCATCTCGCCGGCTAGGGCAACTACGCCGAGTACGACAGCTACATCAGGTACCGCAGCCACGCCGTCAATCTCCGGATCAGGTAAAACCGACTTTCTGCCGATCTGGACCAGCCCGTCAACGCTGGGCGATTCGACAGTTTTCGAAATCGGGGGGAAAGTTGGCATTGGAACTACCGCACCAGCTTTCCAGCTTCAGGTCAATGCACCCAATCAGTTAGGAGAGCAGGTACAGGGGCCATTCGCTGGTGTAGGTGCCGGTCTCCAACTCCAGACCACTGGAGCAGGCGGCAAAGGGTGGGAGCTGCTAGCCACCGGCAACAGTTCGGCTCAAGGCCCAAGCAAGCTGAACATTCGCGACCTGTCCACAGCGGCAGATGTCTTTACCATCGCCCCCGGCGGACTCGTCGGTATCAACAACACAAAACCCCAGACGGCTTTGCAAGTCACAGACAACAACGTCCCTTGCTGCGCGGTGGGCACCGTGCTTGCGGCAGACGCCTTCAAAGTAGGCACGGCAGTGTTCGGAGACGTGACTGGAACCAGTGGCTTGGCGAGGGGCGTCTTTGGCCAGATTTTCAGTCCAGTAAACGATTCTGCTGCCGTGGTTGGTGAAGCCCAGGGAACTTCAGGGCAGACTTCCGGGGTTGCTGGATTCAACCAGAGCAGCAGCAGATTCGCCGCCGGTATAGTAGCTGGAGAGGAGGCAAGCAGCGGCGCCACTCTGGGCGTGAGCGCATCCACCAGCAGTTCAAAAGGAACTGGGGTTCTTGGTGTGAGTGTAGGAATGAGCAATACCGGAAACAACCTAGCCGGGTGCTGTGCGGTGGGCGTGTGGGGAGACACGCGGTCGAACGTGTTCGGAGACGCAGCTCTGATCGGGACAGCGGACGAAGCGCGCGCCATCTACCTGCAAAACAACAGCACAATCGTGCCCACAGCGTTTATGTTTCAGGGAGCGGCAAATCAACTCACTTTGCAAGCCGGCGGCAACGGCGGCTATTGCACCATTGACAGCAACGGGCACGAAAACTGCCAACATGGATTTTCGGAGACGGCCGCAGTAGCCGGTGGGCAGCGCCTCGTCTCACTCTATGCCATGGAGTCGCCGCAGCATTGGTTCGAGGACTTCGGAGCGGGACGGCTCGAAAACGGCACAGCTTCTGTAGCCCTTGATCCGACCTTTGCTGAGACCGTGAATGGAGCCGCGGACTATCATGTCTTCCTTACTCCAGAGGGAGACTGCCGGGGCCTCTACATAAGCCGCAAGACTGCCTCCGGTTTCGAAGTGCGGGAACTGGGTGGAGGCGGATCGACTGTAGCCTTCGACTACCGTATCGTGGCCCTCCGTCGCGGCTCTGAGAGCGTGCGTATGGAGGATGTAACCGAGCGCATGAACAATATGAATACATCGATGCCTGCGCTGGTTTCCGGACCCCGCTTCAAACTTCCGAGCGCACCACCGGCGCCCGTCGTGCCCATCCAGGCCAACGATCCGGGAGCCACGCGGTTAAGGGCGGAACGGTAGCAACTTACGGCCCGACCTCTGTCGCTGAATTCGACGCCGGAGGTCGGTCCGAGAGTTGGTGGAGTTGAACATGGCTCTTGTTACTCGGAGACACTTCGTTCGGCAAACTGCACTTGCCGCCGCACTCTACGGGTGCCAGGCTTGTGCGATTGGTGAAGCGCGACAGCTTTTCGGCGCGCAGGAACAGAGTGGACCTCCGCTCGATGCGGCGATGATCCGCAAGCTGGCAGCTGAAATTGTTGGCCAGGTAATCACACCGGACGGGCCCGAGTACGAAGCGGCACGCCTAATCTTCAACCTGGCATTCGATCGGCGGCCGGCGGTGATCGTTCGTTGCGCTGCACCTTCCGACCTCGCCCGCACCCTGGACTTTTCCCAAACTAAGAATTTGACGGTGGCGGTGCACGGCGGAGGCCATAGCCGGCTCGGGTATGGGATGTGCGATGGAGGTGTGGTGATCGACCTCTCCGGAATGAAACGAGTGGAAGTCGACGCGGACAAACGCGTGGCCCGCGCCGAGGCAGGCGCGCTCGTGCGCGATCTGGACGAAGCGACGCAGCGCTTTGGGCGTGCGACAACCTCAGGCGGCTGTCCGACGGTAGGTATTGCCGGCCTGACGCTCGGCGGCGGAGAAGGTCGCTTGATGGACAAGTATGGTCTCGCCTGTGACAACCTGCTGTCGGCGCAAGTGGTGACCGTGGACGGGAGATCAATCGAGGCCAGCCAGAAGTCCAATCCAGATCTCTTTTGGGCGATTCGCGGGGGAGGCGGCAACTTCGGTGTGGTGACGGCGCTGGAGTACCAACTGCATCCCGTAGGCGAGGTTGTGTCGGGAACGCTGATGTACCCTGCGGGGCGCATTCCAGACCTTCTGCAGGCTTTCGTTAGGTTTCTTGCGGAGGCCCCTGATGAAATGGATGCGTTTGCTCAGTTGTTGCCGTCCGAACGCGGGCCAAGATTCAAAATCGATGTCTGCTATTGCGGTGATCCACGAATGGGGACTAACGTGCTCAGGCCGCTGCGTGCACTCAAACCGCAGGATGACAGCGTCAAGGTTATGTACTATCTGGAAGCTCAGGCGGCCGGTGGCTTTCTTCAAGCGCCGGTTGCGCACTTCCAAACGAATTTGATTCTTCGGGAACTTAGCGGGTCCGCCATTGCGGCGATCACGACTGCAATCAATGATGCTCCGGCGAGGTGCAAGGTAATCATTGTGCCTTTGCGCGGGGCCGTTACCCGCATCAATTTGAGCGATACGGCGTATGCTCTGCGGCAGCCTGGCTATGAGCTAGACATGGCGGGTGTCTGGAGCAATCCCTTAGAGAAGACGGAAGTCGTGCGATGGGTCAACTCCGCGCGTGACACGTTGCTGCCCTTTGCGCATGGAGTGTATGTCAACCAGCTGGGCGATACGAGTGACCAACTTGTCCGCTCGGCCTACGGGCTGAACTATGCTCGCCTCATGGAACTCAAGAAAAAGTATGACCCCAACAATGTGCTGCGCCTCAATCAGAACATCAAGCCAGCTTAGATCGAGGCGGAAACACTTCGCTAAGGTTCTTGGCCAGACAGCAGATCTTGCAGTAGCAAGCGTAAGAAACCGGAACACACCAAGAATTGGCATAGGCCTCGTCAACGGTTTGCTTCTTCTGCTCGTAGCGGCTGCAATCGTGCGCTCCGCTATCGCGACCCGGCTTGATGGGTTCACCGTCGACGAGGCTTATCACATCGCCGCCGGTGTTTACTATGGGCGGCTCGGTGATTTTCGGATCAACCCGGAGCATCCTCCTCTGGTCAAGCTGTGGGTGGGAAGCTGCATCTCCCCCACCGGTTTTAGAGCGAGCGCCCTGCGGCTCTTTTCTGATAAGCAGGACGAGCGCACGTTTGCCGAAGAAGACGTCTACCTCCACAACGACCCGGACACAGTGCAGAAGCGTGCACGGATCGCGATGTTCGCCTTGAACGGATTGCTGCTGATGGCGCTGGGCTTTGCCGTTCGGAGAGCCTTTGGTTCCGGCGTCGCTGTCGGAACGATCGCATTTCTCGCGATCGAACCGACTGTGGCCACGCACCTACCCCGTGGTGATGACAGGCCTTCCGTTTTCTCTCCTGTGTGCCTCTGCCGTGTTGCTCACCATCCCTGCATTCCGGAATTGGAAATGGACGAATCTTGCAGCTTGCTCCGTGGCTCTCGGACTTGCGCTGGCAGCAAGACATTCGGCTCCGATATTCCTGATTTTTGTGTTCCTCATCGGCTGCGTCAGAGCGTTTCGTCCGTCCCCGGCCGGCGCGCAGACCCCGCGGAGGCTCTCGCGATTCGCAATGGTGATGGCGGTTGTAGTGGGCGCGCTCGCCGTGCTGTGGGCAACTTACAGGTTCCGCTATGTGGAAAGCCCGGCACCAGGCGAGGTGTTCAATCGCCCGCTGGCCGACAAGATCTCCGATGTGCGTTCGCCTGTCTATCGCGCAGTGCTCCAGGGGATGCGTTTGACCCACATCGTTCCCCGCGCCTACATTTGGGGCCTTGCTGATACGGTCCGCTCGGGCTTGGAAGGTCGCATCATTCCCATCACGGCGTTTGGCCGCGCGTACATCGATAGGGGTCCGAAATGCTACTTCCCAGCAATGATCGCTGTGAAGTTGCCAATCGGACTGAGCGTCCTCATCCTGATTGGTTTTCTCGCGTTTGCCACGCGGCGTGCTCCTCCCGACGCTGCCATCACCGTGCTTGCCGCCGCAGCCTTCTTCATGCTGGTACTAATCGCGGGTTCCACTTACGCTGGCATCCGCCATGCGCTACCCGTTGTCGTCCTCCTCGCGATTGTAGGAGGGGTGGGAGTACTTCAATGAATTTGTGGGCGGCGCGGGCCGTGCGTACCTGTACTTCAGCGATGAGGGCGTCGATCTTGGTCAGCGTGTCAAGGAACTTGCCGCCTATTATCACCAGGCCGTCGAACCATCCGGCGAAGTCCCCTTCATCTTTTATGGACCGATTAGCGAAGTCGAAGAAAGAGCGCGCGGCATTGACTGGCTAGGACGAGACGCGGACCGCGACCAATCCATGCTCGAATCCGCTACATTTTCCGGCACTCTGATCGTAGACGCGCGCTTTCTCGGGAAGCATCCGTTCTGGGACTATGTCGCGCCGCGAAGCGCGACTCCGGCTGCTCGATTTGGGAATCTGATGGTTTTTCGCGGAACCTGTGCCTGCGGCCCCGTTCTGGCGGGAAGCCTCTATCAAGAATCCATCACGAAAATTTTCGCCGAGAAGCCCAACTTGGCAGCTGCTCAGCGATTGTTGCAGGAATCGTTGGCCTCGACCCCAGTGCCTTCTTCGTGCACATCGAACTCGCCAACGTTTACTTGACGCAGGGTCAGCGTGACCATGCTCTGCATGGCCTATTCTGAAGCCCCTAAGGTACGCGCCCACCGATCCCGCGCTTCGCCAGCCCATCCGGGTGCAAATTCAAAAAATCTCCTCAGGGCCTGCTGATCGCATCGATCCACTGCGATCCATTCCTGGAGTGACTTCCTCACAGCCCCGATCAAATCGGCGAACCGCCGCCTCGTTTCGGACTTAACTGGACGCTGCCGAGCAGGCGTAGACGATAAGGGAGAAGATCGTTTCCGAATGCGTCTTGCGCTGTAAACAAGTCATGAGTCTAGGCACAGTCGCGGCTCAAGTGTTGCCAAATCTCTAGTGCCGCATCGACAAATTGAGAGCTAGGTGTTTAGTCCCGGCAATTGATGGATGGGATCGAGAGTAAATCGATCCGGTTCATTCTGCCAGCATTTGCAGATGAATTCGTAGGCGGTGAGGCCGCCGAGAGTCTTGAGGCGTTTGGCGAAGTTGTAGGCAGCGACGAAGTCGCTGAGGTGAATGCGCAGCTGGTGATG
This genomic window contains:
- a CDS encoding sigma-70 family RNA polymerase sigma factor; its protein translation is MSSEILPALDGNFEMESQSVVQPHSSEVTELLHAWSGGDEAALAIIIKLAYPELRDIARRCLSRERPYHTIQATALVHEAYLRLVDIKQIGWQDRAHFLAMGARVMRRILVDYARARDCAKREGLARRTTLNDALFLSSEPDPMVIRLHEALERLAEFDTRRARVVEMRYFGGLTADEIAAALHISTQSVNRDWSLAKAWLVREMSYEGEHGASPLGGN
- a CDS encoding serine/threonine-protein kinase, whose translation is MEPHRWAVIESLYERASELDPAERAAWLQQTCGDDVILLKELESLLACADASLSNPTARPRMARLLDHIAGQSDIDSQAPSSAATADSGIAPAATAMTSPLHSKIGPYRILRLLGEGGMGLVYEAEQEYPRRTVALKVIRSGLSDPKLVRRFEHELLALGRLQHPGIAQIYEAGTADNGFGPQPYFAMELVCGQRLIEYADAHQLTTKQRLELMSRVCEAVHHAHQRGIIHRDLKPGNILVDETGHPKILDFGVARVTDSDARMTHQTDVGQIVGTLAYMSPEQVMADPLELDTRSDVYSLGVVLYQLLARRLPYKISPSLPEAARTIQEEEPTPLSTISGAYRGDVETIVGKALEKDKTRRYSSAAELAADIRHYLHDEPIMARPASTIYQLQKFARRHKALVLGITAVFVVLLAGIIVSMREAARANRETATSRAISDFLQSDLLAQASAANQAQPNTKPDPDLKVRTALDRAAARISGRFLKQPEIEAAIRDTIGQTYMDLGLYPEARTQFERALDLQRRVLGSKDPETLKTLNRIGYSAFLQGKYPEAEMLLRQTIEVQRRVLGTGHRDTLSSLDALADVYWRQSKYPEAEALYSEVLSIQHRLLGPEHPDTLESMHDIAIVYFEQGKYPQAMELENQTLEIRRRVLGSDHPQTLASMDNLASVYYAQGKYSQAEALEGRTLEIRRRVLGPEHPETLMSMGNLANVYDSEGKYAAAETLQSTSLEITRRIFGPENSDTLMSMNNLANVYFAEGKYQQAEGLYTEAIQIQRRVLGPEHPDTLASISDLAGAYAAQGKYKEAEALYSQDLEVEHRVLGPEHPDFLGTISAAGSMYQREGKYSQAETYAAQALAGRRHALGSEDTDTMSSAADLALAYESQGEFAKVAPLARESMEFYENQQPDNWQRFRSESLLGASLTGQKNYAEAEPLLLEGNEGMVVRKERIAVPDLYQIKLARMRLIELYLAWGKPAKAAEWRKNLLGRR
- a CDS encoding FAD-binding oxidoreductase, producing MALVTRRHFVRQTALAAALYGCQACAIGEARQLFGAQEQSGPPLDAAMIRKLAAEIVGQVITPDGPEYEAARLIFNLAFDRRPAVIVRCAAPSDLARTLDFSQTKNLTVAVHGGGHSRLGYGMCDGGVVIDLSGMKRVEVDADKRVARAEAGALVRDLDEATQRFGRATTSGGCPTVGIAGLTLGGGEGRLMDKYGLACDNLLSAQVVTVDGRSIEASQKSNPDLFWAIRGGGGNFGVVTALEYQLHPVGEVVSGTLMYPAGRIPDLLQAFVRFLAEAPDEMDAFAQLLPSERGPRFKIDVCYCGDPRMGTNVLRPLRALKPQDDSVKVMYYLEAQAAGGFLQAPVAHFQTNLILRELSGSAIAAITTAINDAPARCKVIIVPLRGAVTRINLSDTAYALRQPGYELDMAGVWSNPLEKTEVVRWVNSARDTLLPFAHGVYVNQLGDTSDQLVRSAYGLNYARLMELKKKYDPNNVLRLNQNIKPA